One region of Scophthalmus maximus strain ysfricsl-2021 chromosome 13, ASM2237912v1, whole genome shotgun sequence genomic DNA includes:
- the LOC118318438 gene encoding GTP-binding protein REM 2-like isoform X1 translates to MNLQMPTDVPEDRLSNEEKASTVDSMTLSSTPTVRRGSTPLPIKHQLRREEAVHDDCDWTSGVAGPSASPIRFSPALDDTPTVTVECRPDGPLRIALLGQNGVGKSSLAITLAGDMDRTASVDSDGEGYVRTVSVDDEESTIIIFDNWRQDLSALQCEVCVLVFSVTDRRSFHRTAQLRLLLRETQPQTPIILVGNKSDLVRTREVTSQEAISSSALFNCLYLEISASLDHRTPELLECAVRLARGQSPWPPGMNAEDLSGGGQRESITSRAKRFLSSLVPRYPREREAGKFLRQKSRSCHDLGAL, encoded by the exons ATGAA TTTGCAGATGCCGACAGATGTGCCCGAAGACAGACTCAGCAACGAGGAGAAGGCGAGCACG GTTGACAGTATGACTCTGTCCAGCACCCCCACGGTTCGCAGAGGAAGCACTCCTCTACCAATTAAGCACCAGCTCAGACGAGAGGAAGCCGTCCATGACGACTGCGACTGGACGTCCGGTGTGGCCGGGCCCTCCGCCTCACCGATCCGGTTCAGTCCAGCCTTGGACGACACTCCCACTGTGACGGTGGAGTGCAGACCCGACGGGCCTTTGAGGATCGCCCTGCTGGGGCAGAACGGCGTGGGGAAGTCTTCTCTGGCCATCACCCTCGCCGGGGACATGGACAGGACTGCGTCCGTGGACTCTGATG GGGAGGGATATGTGCGCACAGTCTCAGTGGATGACGAGGAGAGCACCATCATTATCTTTGACAACTGGAGACAG GACCTGTCGGCTCTGCAGTGCGAGGTGTGTGTCCTGGTGTTTTCTGTGACCGACAGACGGAGCTTCCACCGCACCGCTCAACTCCGACTTCTCCTGAGAGAGACTCAGCCCCAAACACCCATCATCCTCGTTGGTAATAAGAGTGACCTCGTTCGCACGCGTGAGGTCACCTCTCAAG AGGCCATCTCCAGCTCCGCCCTCTTCAACTGTCTGTATCTGGAGATCTCTGCCTCGCTGGATCACCGCACCCCAGAGCTCCTGGAGTGCGCCGTGCGGCTGGCCAGGGGCCAGTCCCCGTGGCCCCCGGGGATGAATGCGGAGGACCTGAGCGGAGGAGGCCAACGCGAAAGCATCACCTCCCGTGCCAAGCGCTTCCTGTCCAGCCTGGTGCCCCGGTACCCGCGAGAAAGAGAAGCAGGCAAGTTCCTGAGGCAGAAGTCCCGCTCGTGCCACGACCTGGGGGCGCTGTGA
- the LOC118318438 gene encoding GTP-binding protein REM 2-like isoform X2 yields the protein MPTDVPEDRLSNEEKASTVDSMTLSSTPTVRRGSTPLPIKHQLRREEAVHDDCDWTSGVAGPSASPIRFSPALDDTPTVTVECRPDGPLRIALLGQNGVGKSSLAITLAGDMDRTASVDSDGEGYVRTVSVDDEESTIIIFDNWRQDLSALQCEVCVLVFSVTDRRSFHRTAQLRLLLRETQPQTPIILVGNKSDLVRTREVTSQEAISSSALFNCLYLEISASLDHRTPELLECAVRLARGQSPWPPGMNAEDLSGGGQRESITSRAKRFLSSLVPRYPREREAGKFLRQKSRSCHDLGAL from the exons ATGCCGACAGATGTGCCCGAAGACAGACTCAGCAACGAGGAGAAGGCGAGCACG GTTGACAGTATGACTCTGTCCAGCACCCCCACGGTTCGCAGAGGAAGCACTCCTCTACCAATTAAGCACCAGCTCAGACGAGAGGAAGCCGTCCATGACGACTGCGACTGGACGTCCGGTGTGGCCGGGCCCTCCGCCTCACCGATCCGGTTCAGTCCAGCCTTGGACGACACTCCCACTGTGACGGTGGAGTGCAGACCCGACGGGCCTTTGAGGATCGCCCTGCTGGGGCAGAACGGCGTGGGGAAGTCTTCTCTGGCCATCACCCTCGCCGGGGACATGGACAGGACTGCGTCCGTGGACTCTGATG GGGAGGGATATGTGCGCACAGTCTCAGTGGATGACGAGGAGAGCACCATCATTATCTTTGACAACTGGAGACAG GACCTGTCGGCTCTGCAGTGCGAGGTGTGTGTCCTGGTGTTTTCTGTGACCGACAGACGGAGCTTCCACCGCACCGCTCAACTCCGACTTCTCCTGAGAGAGACTCAGCCCCAAACACCCATCATCCTCGTTGGTAATAAGAGTGACCTCGTTCGCACGCGTGAGGTCACCTCTCAAG AGGCCATCTCCAGCTCCGCCCTCTTCAACTGTCTGTATCTGGAGATCTCTGCCTCGCTGGATCACCGCACCCCAGAGCTCCTGGAGTGCGCCGTGCGGCTGGCCAGGGGCCAGTCCCCGTGGCCCCCGGGGATGAATGCGGAGGACCTGAGCGGAGGAGGCCAACGCGAAAGCATCACCTCCCGTGCCAAGCGCTTCCTGTCCAGCCTGGTGCCCCGGTACCCGCGAGAAAGAGAAGCAGGCAAGTTCCTGAGGCAGAAGTCCCGCTCGTGCCACGACCTGGGGGCGCTGTGA
- the paics gene encoding multifunctional protein ADE2: MASAAELKIGQKLNEGKTKQIFELAEQPGLVLVQSKDQITAGNAVRKDQMEGKAAIANKTTSCVFKLLQESGVKTAFMKQHSDTAFIAAHCEMIPIEWVCRRVATGSFLKRNPGVKEGFRFSPLKMEMFFKDDANNDPQWSEEQLLEAKFCLAGLTIGQCEVDIMNRSTVAIFEILEKAWATQNCTLVDMKIEFGVDVKTQEIVLADVIDNDSWRLWPAGDRSQQKDKQVYRDLKEVTPEAMQVVKRNFEWVSERVKLLLEAPASGRVVVLMGSTSDMAHCEKIKKACSAYGIPCFLRVTSAHKGPDETLRIKAEYEGDGVPTVFVAVAGRSNGLGPVMSGNTAYPVINCPPITPDWGAQDVWSSLRMPSGLGCSTILSPEAAAQFAAQIFGLTDHLVWCKLRASMLNTWVSLKLADKKLQACSI; the protein is encoded by the exons ATGGCCTCCGCAGCAG aaCTGAAGATCGGCCAGAAGCTGAATGAAGGCAAAACCAAGCAGATATTCGAGCTGGCGGAGCAGCCCGGCCTGGTGCTGGTCCAGTCCAAAGACCAGATCACCGCCGGGAACGCGGTGAGGAAGGACCAGATGGAGGGCAAGGCTGCCATCGCCAACAAGACGACCAGCTGCGTGTTCAAGCTGCTGCAGGAATCCG GTGTGAAGACGGCCTTCATGAAGCAGCACTCGGACACGGCGTTCATCGCTGCCCACTGTGAAATGATTCCCATCGAGTGGGTCTGTCGCAGAGTGGCCACCGGATCCTTCCTCAAGAGGAATCCGGGAGTCAAAGAAGGCTTCCGCTTCTCTCCGCTGAAGATGGAGATGTTCTTCAAA GATGACGCCAACAACGACCCTCAGTGGtcagaggagcagctgctggaggccaAGTTCTGTCTGGCTGGGCTCACGATCGGTCAGTGCGAGGTGGACATCATGAATCGCAGCACTGTGGCCATATTTGAGATCCTGGAGAAGGCCTGGGCCACACAGAACTGCACACTGGTGGACATGAAG ATTGAGTTTGGTGTGGATGTGAAAACTCAAGAGATCGTCCTCGCTGATGTGATCGACAACGATTCATGGAGGCTGTGGCCAGCGGGAGACCGAAGCCAGCAAAAAGACAAGCAG GTTTATCGTGACCTTAAAGAGGTTACTCCCGAAGCCATGCAGGTGGTGAAGAGGAACTTTGAGTGGGTCTCTGAGAGGGTCAAG ctgctgctggaggccccGGCCAGCGGTAGGGTGGTGGTTCTGATGGGCTCCACCTCGGACATGGCTCACTGCGAGAAGATCAAGAAGGCTTGTAGCGCCTACGGGATCCCCTGCTTCCTCAGAGTCACCTCGGCACACAAAGGCCCAGATGAGACTCTGCGCATCAAGGCAGAATATGAAG GTGATGGTGTACCTACTGTGTTTGTGGCTGTTGCCGGCAGAAGCAACGGTCTTGGTCCAGTGATGTCGGGAAACACAGCTTATCCCGTCATCAACTGCCCGCCTATCACCCCTGACTGGGGCGCACAAGATGTGTGGTCATCCCTCCGTATGCCAAGTG GTCTCGGCTGCTCCACCATCCTCTCCCCCGAGGCCGCCGCCCAGTTTGCGGCGCAGATCTTCGGCCTGACCGATCACCTGGTGTGGTGCAAGCTGAGGGCCTCCATGCTCAACACCTGGGTGTCTCTCAAGCTGGCTGACAAGAAGCTCCAGGCCTGCAGCATCTGA
- the ppat gene encoding amidophosphoribosyltransferase — MEFEESGIGEECGVFGCVSAGEWPTQLEVAQVLSLGLVALQHRGQESAGFVTSDGASPPTYTIHKGMGLVSTAFPPEALLKLRNGNLGICHTRYSTTGNSELQNCQPFVVDTLHGQIAVAHNGELVNADALRKKVMRHGVGLSTSSDSELITQLLALTPPTEELDGPDWVARIKNIMTETPTSYSLLVMFKDVIYAVRDPYGNRPLCIGRLVPIYKLHSSGAGEEDTEGWVVSSESCSFQSIGAKYYREVLPGEIVQISKHGVKSLSVVPRPEGDPPAFCIFEYVYFARPDSIFEGQMVYTVRQRCGRRLAIEAPTDADVVSTVPESATPAALGYAQQSGLPYIEVLCKNRYVGRTFIQPNTRLRQLGVAKKFGALTDNFAGKRVVLVDDSIVRGNTISPIIKLLKEAGAKEVHIRVASPPVRFPCYMGINIPTKEELIANKPEFQDLARYIGADSVQYLTVEGLVSAVQEGIASHQDKDKMISSSKKSCNRAGHCTACLTGKYPVELEW; from the exons ATGGAGTTCGAGGAGTCCGGCATCGGGGAGGAGTGCGGGGTGTTCGGCTGCGTGTCCGCCGGAGAGTGGCCCACCCAGCTGGAGGTGGCCCAGGTCCTGAGCCTGGGCCTGGTGGCGTTACAGCACAG GGGTCAGGAAAGTGCCGGGTTTGTTACAAGTGATGGAGCCAGTCCACCTACATACACAATCCACAAG GGAATGGGATTGGTGAGCACTGCCTTCCCGCCCGAGGCTCTTCTGAAACTGCGCAATGGTAACCTGGGCATATGTCACACGCGCTATTCAACGACTGGAAACTCTGAGCTGCAGAACTGCCAGCCTTTTGTGGTCGATACGCTGCACGGCCAGATTGCCGTGGCGCACAACGGAGAGCTAGTCAACGCAGACGCCTTGCGGAAGAAG GTGATGCGCCATGGTGTCGGCCTCTCCACCAGCTCGGACAGCGAGCTCATCACCCAGCTGCTGGCGCTCACTCCGCCGACGGAGGAGCTGGACGGACCAGACTGGGTTGCCAG AATTAAAAACATCATGACTGAGACCCCGACGTCGTACTCGCTGTTGGTCATGTTCAAAGACGTGATCTACGCTGTGCGAGACCCCTACGGAAATCGCCCCCTCTGCATCGGGCGCCTCGTTCCCATCTATAAACTGCACAGTTCAG GCgctggagaggaggacacagagggcTGGGTTGTGTCGTCAGAGTCCTGCAGTTTTCAATCCATTGGTGCCAA GTATTACAGAGAGGTCTTACCGGGAGAGATAGTGCAGATTTCCAAACATGGAGTCAAGTCTCTGAGTGTTGTGCCTCGCCCTGAGGGCGACCCCCCCGCCTTCTGCATATTTGAATATGTTTACTTTGCTAGACCAGACTCTATATTTGAAG GACAGATGGTCTACACTGTCAGGCAGCGCTGTGGTCGGCGGTTAGCCATCGAGGCTCCAACAGACGCAGACGTCGTCAGCACTGTGCCAGAGTCTGCGACCCCGGCTGCACTGGGTTACGCTCAGCAG TCTGGGCTCCCATACATCGAGGTTCTGTGTAAGAATCGCTACGTCGGGAGGACATTTATTCAACCAAACACCCGTCTGAGACAGCTTGGAGTTGCCAAGAAGTTTGGAGCACTGACGGACAATTTTGCCGGGAAGCGCGTGGTGCTTGTTGACGACTCCATTGTCAGAGGCAACACCATCTCGCCCATTATAAAACTGCTCAAGGAAGCTGGCGCCAAAGAG GTCCACATCAGAGTGGCCTCTCCACCAGTCAGGTTTCCCTGTTACATGGGCATCAATATTCCAACCAAGGAAGAGCTCATCGCCAACAAGCCCGAGTTCCAGGACCTTGCCAGATACATTG GTGCGGACAGTGTTCAGTATCTGACGGTGGAGGGCCTGGTGTCGGCAGTTCAGGAGGGAATCGCCTCCCACCAGGATAAGGACAAGATGATCAGCTCCAGTAAGAAGTCCTGCAACAGAGCGGGCCACTGCACAGCCTGCCTGACGGGGAAATATCCAGTGGAGCTGGAGTGGTAA
- the LOC124850915 gene encoding zinc finger and SCAN domain-containing protein 20-like, translating to MERGAERQRGGDMEVVQDKGSVERQWAEAEVLALMSVWDEVGAQHVAESRATFELISERLRRLSVVRSWWECQAKCRSLGLQGRRPDAAAAAGTSANYSPGVDGRPVEGWREEVADVGDQIRIYSPSGTIQMQEGIKSRIHPALPYTQGVAEEGGRHWTDDEVRALLCVWADRRVRERLKCTLRNKSIFQEMARQMQRSFGVVRNWKQCRTKYKNLKYDYKTAKSAHAAGGSAAGGPGKYMKFFDEVEAILLDRGLENGTTEMQKRLYDGEVAAGRLQAGHTAQSTASESEVVIEIDDGMYSYCHACSSLMFKALKGEHFFNYLFNFQMTTVMITIWTETYRKQNGEEQMPILRTHPARTRSTWSRCRTRVGTGVTRRCEL from the exons atggagagaggagcagaaagacaaagaggaggtgaTATGGAGGTGGTGCAGGACAAGGGCTCAGTGGAGAGGCAGTGGGCGGAGGCAGAGGTGCTGGCTCTCATGTCAGTGTGGGACGAGGTCGGAGCTCAGCACGTAGCAGAGAGCAGAGCCACATTTGAGCTGATCTCAGAGCGCCTGAGGAGGCTCAGTGTTGTGCGCAGCTGGTGGGAGTGTCAGGCCAAGTGCAGGAGCCTGGGACTTCAGGGCAGGAGGCCTGAcgccgcggcagcagcaggcacTTCAGCAAACTACAGCCCAGGAGTGGACGGAAGGCCGGTGGAGGGCTGGAGGGAAGAGGTGGCAGATGTGGGTGATCAAATAAGGATCTACTCTCCCTCTGGCACTATCCAAATGCAGGAAG GAATCAAGAGTCGAATCCACCCAGCTCTTCCTTACACCCAAGGCGTGGCTGAAGAGGGGGGCCGCCACTGGACAGACGACGAGGTGAGGGCACTGCTGTGCGTGTGGGCCGACCGGCGCGTCCGAGAGCGCTTGAAGTGCACCCTGCGTAACAAGTCCATCTTCCAAGAGATGGCCCGTCAAATGCAGAGGAGCTTCGGGGTGGTGCGCAACTGGAAACAGTGTCGGACGAAGTACAAGAACTTGAAGTACGACTACAAGACGGCGAAGAGTGCGCACGCTGCTGGGGGCAGTGCCGCAGGGGGCCCGGGGAAGTACATGAAGTTCTTCGATGAGGTGGAGGCCATTCTGCTGGACCGCGGACTGGAGAACGGCACCACGGAAATGCAGAAGAGGTTGTATGATGGGGAGGTGGCAGCTGGGAGGCTACAAGCGGGTCACACAGCACAGAGCACGGCCTCAGAGAGTGAGGTTGTCATAGAAATCGACGATGGTATGTATTCATATTGCCATGCATGCAGTAGTTTGATGTTCAAGGCTTTAAAGGGAGAGCACTTTTTCAACTACTTGTTCAATTTCCAGATGACAACAGTGATGATTACGATATGGACGGAGACATATCGGAAGCAAAATGGAGAGGAGCAG ATGCCCATCTTACGGACCCATCCGGCTCGGACCAGATCCACGTGGTCACGGTGTCGGACACGGGTCGGAACTGGAGTGACCAGGAGGTGCGAGCTCTGA
- the si:dkeyp-117h8.4 gene encoding uncharacterized protein si:dkeyp-117h8.4: MFACNFFSPSISTEHIFTPNMDALLKQQMHENSTNFKNSLDRIIYKYSKLQYQGGGTEVDLVHINTRTLGRYMSRSKKQLDELDSKSLIELREESFRAQDITRDSQLDFTYEDVGFDETCASSCQFAGDNNDDGMARGDIPESTKSSLDKSEQNISETELQPEDRDEELEMTLRRHGTSLVELYPSFIDRIERAWHRRNLSEAADSVLRKYRKWRQHSNRGSPDNTFNVTLRQTNDVPGEMTSGMLLEENVSSPEDRQFTRGQPAHRSPSQLASDLPGLRAQQPSPGRERGWLRRAQHQPVLVMDLYGACETSVPKGISLNQTFTVCELSQLGGQPRTYGASPSRHPSASPDPSLRSKRLSLTAHPEAAPGGSVYASDIYSSPVRQSPLKARMMSSLGGSPRPFLMSPRDFSFECFSREPTRPRLRSTSLSSPTQRPTVPLRVLQARDSHLSPEPRLHSPQSAKAGRPKLRRHLSFDSSLPSTGSPKTLDEDLMKLYHNFVCLNKSSFFSSHPCRLCRAKSPEASRGHYSSSLSALALSPHCSVLRKRHRELGWSGHPRSKRSRDENCTSSPGSKRHGNEMLRRHLLRPELCRDDFSCSSSQHSPQRRSADAHQAQTGKTFICRKWW, encoded by the exons ATGTTCGCCTGCAACTTCTTCTCACCATCTATCAGCACCGAACATATTTTCACACCCAACATGGACGCGTTgttaaaacaacaaatgcaCGAAAATAGCACCAACTTCAAAAATTCGCTGGATCGGATCATATACAAG TACTCGAAGCTTCAGTACCAAGGCGGCGGGACGGAGGTGGACCTCGTCCATATAAACACCCGAA CACTTGGACGATACATGAGCCGGTCAAAAAAGCAGCTGGACGAGCTGGACTCAAAG AGCCTGATAGAGTTGAGAGAGGAGTCGTTCAGAG CGCAGGACATTACGAGAGACTCTCAG ttgGACTTCACGTATGAAGACGTGGGCTTTGATGAGACTTGTGCATCCTCCTGTCAGTTTGCTGGTGACAACAATGATGATG GGATGGCTAGAGGTGACATACCTGAGTCGACCAAGAGCTCATTGGATAAGAGTGAGCAAAACATCTCTGAAACGGAGCTCCAGCCCGAGGACCGAGACGAGGAGCTGGAGATGACCCTGAGGCGTCATGGTACCTCTTTAGTGGAGCTCTACCCCAGCTTCATTGATCGAATCGAAAGAGCCTGGCATCGGAGAAATCTCTCAGAGGCCGCAGACTCGGTGCTGAGGAAGTACCGCAAGTGGCGACAGCACTCGAACAGAGGCAGTCCCGACAACACCTTCAATGTCACACTGAGGCAAACCAACGACGTCCCAGGGGAGATGACAAGCGGGATGCTGCTCGAGGAGAACGTCAGCAGCCCAGAGGATAGGCAGTTCACGAGGGGTCAACCTGCCCATCGCTCTCCTTCGCAGCTCGCATCTGACCTGCCGGGTTTGCGAGCACAGCAGCCGTCtccagggagggagaggggctgGCTGAGAAGAGCGCAGCACCAGCCCGTCCTCGTGATGGACCTTTATGGAGCCTGTGAGACCTCCGTCCCGAAAGGGATCTCACTGAACCAGACGTTTACCGTGTGTGAACTATCACAGCTGGGAGGACAGCCTCGCACCTACGGCGCCAGTCCTTCTCGCCATCCCTCTGCATCCCCGGACCCGTCTCTTAGGTCCAAAAGACTTTCTCTCACTGCGCACCCAGAGGCGGCTCCTGGTGGCTCTGTGTATGCATCAGATATCTACAGCTCTCCGGTCAGGCAGAGTCCCTTAAAAGCACGGATGATGAGTAGCCTTGGTGGATCCCCTCGCCCCTTTTTGATGAGCCccagagatttttcttttgaatgctTTTCCAGAGAGCCTACGAGGCCCAGATTGAGGTCTACATCTCTGTCCTCCCCAACACAAAGGCCTACTGTGCCACTGAGGGTGCTTCAGGCTCGAGACTCTCATCTCTCCCCAGAGCCACGGCTGCATTCGCCTCAGTCGGCGAAAGCAGGTCGTCCCAAGCTCCGACGGCACCTATCATTCGACTCCTCCCTGCCGTCCACCGGTTCACCGAAGACCCTTGACGAGGACCTGATGAAACTCTACCACAACTTTGTCTGCCTGAACAAATCATCTTTCTTTAGCAGTCATCCGTGCCGCCTCTGCCGTGCGAAAAGCCCCGAGGCCAGCAGAGGCCACTACTCCTCGTCTTTGTCGGCTCTCGCCCTGTCGCCTCACTGCTCCGTCCTGAGGAAACGCCACAGGGAGTTGGGCTGGAGCGGCCATCCCCGTTCCAAGCGCTCCAGGGACGAGAACTGCACGTCCTCCCCGGGGTCCAAGCGTCACGGGAATGAAATGCTGAGGCGCCATCTCCTGCGACCTGAACTGTGTCGTGATGacttctcctgcagctccagtCAACACAGCCCCCAGCGGCGCTCAGCCGATGCACATCAGGCCCAGACGGGGAAGACCTTCATCTGCAG AAAATGGTGGTGA
- the aasdh gene encoding beta-alanine-activating enzyme isoform X2, producing MSAGTLHGLVSAAAAVHRDRAAVTYDSGSVSASPVTLRYTDLVELTTELSHALRENCAASNGVIGLYCFDDLFIPVWILGILQSPAAYVPLDPEAPGLLSARVMNRCGLRFCAVSTALLQRFQTAVHKHMSVEVHVVLPKFKLTLVRVTLLPVAEHNPVTGPKAQRAGAADLCDAAVVDNDSGHKDLAYVLHTSGTTGSPKIVRVPHKCILPNILHLRSLFQMSADDVVFLASPLTFDPSVVDIFLALSSGAQLLIIPSMVKKMPKRLSQLLFEDHKTTVLQVTPTLLCRFGHHTLNRDVLSSGSSLRVLALGGEACPTPAQLRSWRHEDNETHIFNIYGITEVSCWACCYKIPQYLLQSSSLPSSTASSTVPLGSPLMDTVVEVRDEHGRVVTEGEGQVFIGGEDRVCLLDDEEAVVPGTMRATGDWVSVEDKQLFYLGRRDRLIKRHGKRVNLDALQQLIVSLPQVEACAVALHKGVRLLAFVVASATGGQRAAAPLPRSQQHVEKSASASAQPREDPGSPASGADGDLSSRIVNQLSALVPSHSVPDTLVPVAALCLTPHGKVDMEALVRIYQGQRRCLESPWGDVGKLKETLQSMWKDTLGFAADETIDEESNFLLSGGDSLKALRLCDDILSVVGVPSPELLEVILDGTFSDVLRYVAGGTPAPPLESSTSSIPEAKRRHADAPSVVPAKREREGSQSTAAETLQGEKQAFKVIRRAGEVMEINVSKEDAGSNFPADTVEEKDLSKKRRPDVLGLCLSWSSDTGRCVDASPVLLVHERTDQRSDVAEATAFIGSHSHRIQALDLHTGSMLWERVLGDRIEASAAVSHCGTLVIIGCYDGVVYFLCAASGKTRWTFETGDAVKCCPAVDPRTGLVMVGSHDGHVYALNPELRQCVWKRHCGGGAVFSSPYLQPNLRQLYVASLGGHLLCLHPRGRPVVQLQRRPVLLVAERLVWSGRHRLGGWKHLLL from the exons ATGTCTGCAGGGACTCTCCATGGGCTCgtgtccgccgccgccgctgtgcACCGGGACAGAGCCGCTGTGACATACGACAGCGGCTCCGTGTCCGCGAGCCCGGTGACTCTGCGGTACACGGACCTGGTCGAACTGACCACGGAACTGTCTCATGCTCTGCGGGAAAACTGTGCCGCCAGTAACGGCGTCATCGGACTGTACTGTTTTGATGATCTGTTCATACCTGTGTGGATCCTGGG GATCCTACAGTCTCCCGCCGCCTACGTCCCACTGGACCCAGAGGCTCCAGGACTTCTCTCTGCCAGAGTCATGAACCGATGTGGCCTCAGGTTCTGTGCTGTGAGCACGGCCCTCCTGCAG CGTTTCCAGACAGCTGTCCACAAACACATGTCCGTGGAGGTGCATGTGGTGTTGCCCAAGTTCAAACTTACCCTGGTACGGGTCACGCTGCTGCCAGTCGCTGAGCACAACCCGGTAACAGGACCAAAAGCCCAGAGGGCAGGTGCTGCTGATCTCTGTGATGCAGCTGTGGTGGACAATGACTCTGGACACAAGGACTTGGCGTATGTGCTGCACACATCTGGAACGACTGGCTCTCCAAAGATCGTGAGGGTACCACACAAGTGTATCCTCCCCAATATTCTGCACCTGAG ATCGTTGTTTCAGATGAGTGCAGATGATGTGGTTTTCCTGGCCTCGCCcttaacctttgacccctctGTGGTGGATATTTTCCTGGCCTTATCATCCGGAGCGCAGCTCCTCATCATCCCCTCCATGGTCAAGAAAATGCCCAAGCGACTGTCTCAGCTGCTGTTCGAAGATCACAAGACGACTGTTCTACAG GTCACGCCCACTCTGCTCTGCCGCTTCGGACACCACACCCTAAATAGGGATGTGCTGTCGTCCGGCTCCTCGCTGCGGGTGCTGGCTCTGGGTGGAGAGGCCTGTCCCACGCCAGCTCAGCTGAGGAGCTGGAGGCACGAGGACAACGAAACCCACATCTTCAATATCTATGGCATTACTGAGGTGTCCTGCTGGGCCTGCTGCTACAAAATACCACAGTATCTGCTGCAGTCTAGCAGTCT ACCTTCCAGCACGGCGTCGTCCACAGTGCCTCTCGGGTCTCCTCTGATGGACACGGTGGTGGAGGTCAGAGATGAACATGGCCGCGTTGTCACAGAGGGTGAAGGGCAGGTGTTCATAG GTGGAGAGGACAGAGTGTGTCTGCTGGACGACGAGGAGGCCGTTGTCCCCGGGACAATGAGAGCCACTGGAGACTGGGTGAGTGTCGAGGACAAGCAACTGTTCTACCTGGGACGGAGAGACAGGCTGATAAAACGCCACGGGAAGCGGGTGAACCTGGACGCCCTGCAGCAG ctcATAGTGAGTCTGCCCCAGGTTGAGGCCTGTGCCGTGGCTTTGCACAAAGGCGTCCGGCTGCTCGCCTTTGTGGTTGCGTCCGCAACTGGAGGCCAGAGAGCAGCTGCTCCTCTGCCCCGCTCGCAGCAGCATGTGGAGAAATCGGCCTCTGCTTCGGCTCAGCCTCGGGAAGACCCGGGTTCTCCTGCGAGCGGTGCGGACGGAGATCTGAGCAGTCGGATTGTGAACCAGCTGTCTGCGCTGGTGCCGTCTCACAGCGTTCCTGACACGCTGGTGCCGGTGGCGGCCTTGTGCCTGACTCCTCATG GCAAAGTAGACATGGAGGCACTCGTGAGAATATACCAAGGACAGAGGCGGTGTTTAGAGTCTCCATGGGGAGATGTCGGCAAACTAAAGGAAACTCTTCAGTCCATGTGGAAG GATACTTTAGGTTTTGCGGCAGATGAGACCATTGATGAGGAATCCAACTTCCTGTTGAGCGGGGGAGATTCTCTGAAGGCGCTGCGCCTCTGCGACGACATCCTCTCGGTCGTGGGAGTCCCCTCACCGGAACTTCTGGAGGTCATACTCGACGGAACCTTCTCTGACGTCCTGCGCTACGTTGCCGGGGGAACCCCCGCGCCGCCGCTCGAGAGCAGCACATCATCAATCCCCGAGGCCAAAAGACGTCATGCGGATGCTCCCTCCGTTGTCCCAGCGAAGAGAGAACGCGAAGGGTCTCAATCTACAGCAGCGGAGACGCTGCAGGGGGAGAAACAGGCTTTTAAAGTGATCAGACGAGCAGGAGAGGTGATGGAGATCAACGTCAGTAAGGAAGACGCAGGTTCGAACTTCCCGGCCGATACAGTCGAAGAAAAAGATTTGAGTAAGAAAAGGAGACCTGATGTCCTGGGCCTCTGTCTGAGCTGGTCCTCAGACACAGGCAGGTGTGTGGACGCCTCCCCGGTGCTTCTGGTCCACGAAAGAACagatcagaggtcagatgtGGCCGAAGCGACCGCGTTCATCGGCTCGCACTCTCACAGGATCCAGGCGTTGGACCTGCACACCGGCAGCATGCTGTGGGAACGAGTCCTCGGGGACAGAATCGAGGCGTCAGCAGCCGTGTCCCACTGCGGGACTTTGGTGATTATAG GTTGCTACGACGGCGTTGTTTATTTCTTGTGTGCTGCGTCCGGAAAGACCCGGTGGACGTTTGAGACGGGAGACGCCGTGAAGTGCTGCCCTGCCGTGGATCCCCGCACAGGCCTGGTGATGGTGGGCTCACACGATGGACACGTCTACGCCCTGAACCCCGAG